From Kryptolebias marmoratus isolate JLee-2015 linkage group LG15, ASM164957v2, whole genome shotgun sequence, a single genomic window includes:
- the LOC108241594 gene encoding putative gonadotropin-releasing hormone II receptor, which translates to MNASFCCVPPLIMYQQSSGLDLNTSCDPQAPHCNWMPVDGAPQLPTFSTAAQVRVIVTFILCGVSTLCNLSVLWAANRHKRKSHVRMLIINLTTADLLVTFIVMPVDATWNITVQWLAGDLACRFLMFLKLLAMYSCAFVTVVISLDRQSAILNPLAISMAPKRNRMMLMVAWIMSALLSVPQMFIFHNVTITYPANFTQCTTRGSFDTHWQETAYNMFTFCCLFLLPLAIMIICYTRIFIRISKHMTKQSLSSDEPHLRCSKNNIPKARMRTLKMSIVIVISFIVCWTPYYLLGLWYWFFPDDLEGKVSHSLTHILFIFGLFNTCLDPIIYGLFTIPFQRGLRNCYRKATITSGPDTNVVTAQSLKSAPSEGGMAVGGRDENCGRAELKPTDSSV; encoded by the exons ATGAACGCCTCCTTCTGCTGTGTCCCTCCACTCATCATGTATCAGCAAAGCTCAGGATTGGACCTCAACACCAGCTGTGACCCTCAGGCCCCACACTGTAACTGGATGCCTGTGGACGGTGCGCCGCAGCTGCCCACCTTCTCCACAGCAGCACAAGTCCGAGTGATTGTCACCTTCATCCTGTGCGGCGTGTCCACCCTTTGCAATCTTTCTGTGCTCTGGGCTGCCAACAGGCACAAGCGAAAGTCCCACGTCCGCATGCTGATAATCAACCTGACCACGGCAGACCTGTTGGTTACCTTCATCGTGATGCCCGTGGACGCCACGTGGAACATCACGGTCCAGTGGCTGGCCGGAGACCTGGCCTGCAGGTTCCTGATGTTCCTCAAGCTGCTGGCCATGTATTCATGCGCCTTTGTGACGGTGGTGATAAGTCTGGACAGACAGTCGGCCATCCTCAACCCTCTGGCCATCAGTATGGCCCCGAAAAGGAACAGGATGATGCTGATGGTGGCGTGGATTATGAGCGCCTTGCTCTCCGTCCCACAG ATGTTCATTTTCCACAATGTGACCATTACCTATCCAGCGAACTTCACTCAGTGCACGACCAGGGGAAGCTTCGACACTCACTGGCAAGAAACGGCCTACAACATGTTCACCTTCTGCTGCCTCTTCCTGCTGCCGCTGGCCATCATGATCATCTGCTACACCAGGATCTTCATCCGGATCTCCAAGCACATGACAAAGCAGAGCT TGTCCTCAGATGAACCACATCTCCGCTGCTCCAAGAACAACATCCCAAAAGCTCGAATGAGAACTCTGAAGATGAGCATCGTCATAGTGATCTCCTTCATAGTGTGCTGGACTCCGTACTACCTGTTGGGTCTGTGGTACTGGTTCTTCCCCGACGACCTGGAGGGAAAAGTCTCCCATTCCCTCACCCACATCCTGTTTATCTTTGGGCTTTTCAACACCTGCCTGGATCCCATTATCTATGGCCTGTTCACCATCCCTTTCCAGCGGGGGCTGAGGAACTGCTACCGCAAAGCCACCATCACGTCTGGCCCGGACACCAACGTAGTGACAGCTCAGTCCCTGAAGTCTGCTCCCTCAGAGGGAGGGATGGCTGTGGGTGGAAGGGACGAAAACTGCGGACGGGCTGAGCTAAAACCCACTGACAGCAGCGTCTGA